The following coding sequences lie in one Heyndrickxia oleronia genomic window:
- a CDS encoding Vat family streptogramin A O-acetyltransferase — MQYGPDPNAIYPNEAIKSICFIKNVITRPNIIVGDYTYYDDMNGAEKFEEHVTHHYEFIGDKLFIGKFCAIAKGIEFVMNGANHRMCSVTTYPFNIMGNGWEKSTPSLSDLPLKGDTVIGNDVWIGQNVTVMPGVHIGDGAIIAASSVVSKDIPPYHIAGGNPCNIIKKRFDDELIDYLLTIKWWDWPACKIFDNLDTLCSGDLSKIKKI; from the coding sequence ATGCAATATGGACCCGATCCTAATGCCATCTACCCAAATGAAGCAATTAAAAGTATATGCTTTATTAAAAACGTTATAACACGTCCAAATATTATTGTCGGTGACTACACATATTATGATGATATGAATGGTGCTGAAAAGTTTGAAGAGCATGTCACACATCACTATGAATTTATTGGTGATAAACTGTTTATCGGAAAATTTTGCGCTATCGCAAAGGGTATTGAATTTGTAATGAATGGTGCAAATCATCGAATGTGCAGTGTCACTACCTATCCATTTAACATTATGGGCAATGGCTGGGAGAAATCAACTCCTTCACTATCAGACTTACCACTAAAAGGTGACACTGTAATTGGAAATGATGTGTGGATTGGTCAAAATGTCACCGTAATGCCCGGTGTGCATATTGGTGATGGAGCAATTATTGCTGCCAGTTCTGTCGTTTCAAAAGATATTCCCCCTTACCATATTGCAGGCGGGAATCCCTGCAATATTATTAAAAAAAGATTTGATGATGAGCTCATCGATTATCTTCTTACTATTAAATGGTGGGATTGGCCTGCCTGTAAAATTTTTGATAATCTTGATACACTATGCAGTGGGGATTTGTCTAAAATTAAGAAAATTTAA
- a CDS encoding HAD-IIIA family hydrolase, with protein MNSIQAVFIDRDGTIGGNDQAIFPGEFEMYPYVEKALEQLRSSGLKIYALTNQPGVSRGEVNKEDFEIELKKFGFDKIYLCPHEHLEGCRCRKPSPGMLMAAAKENDLDLRKCMVIGDRWTDMLAADLAGCMKILVKTGAGMNEYQKYKNAEFFGRWAEVSPNYIAEDLRDAVNWIME; from the coding sequence ATGAACTCAATTCAAGCTGTATTTATTGATCGTGATGGAACTATTGGAGGGAACGATCAAGCGATTTTTCCTGGAGAATTCGAAATGTATCCATATGTAGAAAAAGCACTTGAACAATTACGAAGCAGTGGTTTAAAGATTTATGCATTAACTAATCAGCCAGGGGTTAGTAGGGGAGAAGTTAATAAAGAGGATTTCGAAATAGAATTAAAAAAGTTCGGTTTTGATAAAATCTATCTTTGTCCTCATGAACATCTTGAAGGGTGTAGATGTAGAAAGCCATCACCAGGTATGTTAATGGCTGCTGCCAAAGAAAATGACTTGGATTTAAGAAAATGTATGGTTATAGGAGATCGATGGACAGATATGCTTGCTGCGGATTTGGCTGGATGTATGAAAATCCTCGTAAAAACTGGTGCAGGAATGAACGAATATCAAAAATATAAAAATGCTGAGTTTTTTGGAAGATGGGCAGAAGTTTCACCTAATTATATAGCAGAAGATTTGCGAGATGCAGTGAATTGGATCATGGAATGA
- a CDS encoding DUF2238 domain-containing protein codes for MKNVKFSHFFLFIIIIIFLLWSVIQANDYFTWMLEVSPAVIGLLVLLFTYTRFRLTTLSYLIITILVVLMFIGGHYTYADVPLFSWLKDEFHLQRNNYDRFGHFAKGSFIIVIRELLLRNTCIKPSKWLICITLSIILAISAIYEIIEWLVAKIVGRSAKSFLATQGDVWDSQWDMSLTFIGAILSLLLLSKLHNRIMNKELK; via the coding sequence ATGAAAAACGTAAAATTTTCCCACTTCTTTTTATTTATTATTATTATCATATTCCTTCTATGGTCTGTCATTCAGGCTAATGATTATTTTACATGGATGCTTGAAGTTTCACCTGCGGTCATCGGTCTATTGGTTCTCCTTTTTACCTATACCCGATTCCGATTGACAACCCTTTCCTATTTAATTATCACTATTTTAGTCGTTCTTATGTTTATTGGTGGGCATTACACATATGCCGATGTACCACTATTCAGTTGGTTAAAGGATGAATTTCATTTGCAGCGAAATAATTATGATCGTTTTGGCCACTTTGCAAAAGGAAGTTTTATTATTGTAATCCGCGAGCTTCTTCTTAGGAATACATGTATAAAGCCTTCAAAATGGCTGATTTGTATTACTTTATCCATCATTCTTGCTATTTCAGCGATATATGAAATAATAGAATGGCTTGTTGCTAAGATAGTTGGAAGATCGGCAAAAAGTTTCCTTGCAACTCAAGGGGATGTTTGGGATTCACAGTGGGATATGTCATTAACTTTTATTGGTGCGATCCTTTCTCTATTATTACTCTCAAAATTACATAACCGTATTATGAACAAGGAGCTTAAATAG
- the nadD gene encoding nicotinate (nicotinamide) nucleotide adenylyltransferase: protein MGKIGIYGSSFDPITNVHLWTASTVAHRCKLDKVIFLPCSNKRKDKQMNTKDEHRWNMVQLAIKDNERFIADNYEMLQDAWKISTYETLKYFKQKYKNDEIYFIMGADLLIDIGEGRWGNSELLVKENKFIVMARDGIDMVKAISKSPILRNNDDGNTFHLIDKGLSMEISSTYIREEFKLGGEPRYLLPGKCYEYCINHDLYK, encoded by the coding sequence GTGGGGAAAATTGGAATATATGGATCTTCATTTGATCCAATTACAAATGTTCATTTATGGACAGCAAGTACAGTTGCGCACCGATGTAAATTAGATAAGGTAATTTTTCTGCCATGCTCAAATAAGCGGAAGGACAAACAAATGAATACAAAGGATGAACACCGCTGGAACATGGTTCAATTAGCTATTAAAGATAATGAACGCTTTATTGCAGATAATTATGAAATGCTACAAGATGCATGGAAAATCTCAACGTATGAAACATTAAAGTACTTTAAACAAAAATATAAAAATGATGAAATATATTTTATAATGGGGGCCGATCTTCTTATTGATATAGGAGAGGGACGTTGGGGAAATTCTGAATTACTGGTGAAAGAAAATAAATTTATTGTAATGGCACGTGATGGCATTGATATGGTTAAAGCGATTAGCAAATCTCCCATTCTACGAAATAATGATGATGGAAATACATTTCATTTAATTGATAAGGGATTGTCTATGGAAATTAGTTCAACTTATATTAGAGAGGAATTTAAATTAGGTGGAGAACCAAGATATTTATTACCAGGAAAATGTTATGAATATTGTATCAATCACGATTTATATAAATAA
- a CDS encoding MFS transporter: MVSNRKMKKLENNHIIIVSIATALCLIGDSMLYITLPIYWKDAGLTSIWQVGFLLSINRFVRLPANPIIGWIYKKITLRTGLLIAVIIGSLTTVGYGVVEGFIGWVILRGLWGIAWSFFRIGGLSAVVLFAENNSRGKAMGLYNGLHRLGSLFGMLLGGILVPLFGFNIISILFGIVSVAGLPIILFRLKEQPISSETVPKKSTNKGFFKNDIGSTITIMFSGFFIAMLIQGILTATLSSLIEYHFGEKPSLLGIVISVTALSGSIQSARWVWEPFLGTKVGIWSDGKRGRIPLYIGFLALSSILFGMLSLHLAIFVWLFMILLVMAASTAITTLTDAIASDVARETNAISFLTIYSIVQDLGAAIGPFTGYYFIEKVNGYYYLYWGSSIVLLLLMLAWCSIFLYKKLTSNQVIHTDGLGK; the protein is encoded by the coding sequence GTGGTTAGTAATAGGAAAATGAAAAAGTTAGAAAATAATCATATAATTATTGTTTCTATTGCTACAGCGCTTTGCTTAATCGGCGATTCAATGCTGTATATCACGTTGCCAATTTATTGGAAAGACGCAGGATTAACATCTATATGGCAAGTAGGTTTTTTATTATCAATTAATCGCTTTGTACGATTACCTGCAAATCCGATCATAGGATGGATTTATAAAAAAATTACCTTAAGAACCGGTCTTTTAATTGCTGTTATTATCGGATCTTTAACGACCGTTGGATATGGAGTAGTAGAAGGCTTTATCGGATGGGTTATTTTACGAGGGTTATGGGGGATCGCATGGTCATTCTTTCGGATTGGTGGTTTATCAGCAGTTGTTTTGTTTGCTGAAAATAATAGTAGGGGCAAGGCGATGGGATTATATAATGGGCTTCATCGCTTAGGTAGTTTATTTGGCATGTTATTAGGCGGAATTCTTGTGCCATTATTTGGCTTTAATATTATTTCCATTTTATTTGGCATCGTATCAGTTGCAGGTTTACCTATCATACTTTTTAGATTAAAAGAACAACCAATTTCATCTGAAACTGTGCCTAAAAAATCTACAAATAAAGGTTTCTTTAAAAATGACATCGGATCCACTATAACCATTATGTTTAGCGGTTTTTTTATTGCCATGCTTATACAGGGGATTTTAACAGCTACATTAAGTAGCTTAATCGAGTACCATTTCGGAGAAAAACCTTCTTTATTAGGTATTGTGATTAGTGTAACGGCTTTATCTGGTAGCATTCAATCAGCACGGTGGGTATGGGAACCATTTCTAGGTACGAAGGTAGGCATATGGTCTGATGGAAAAAGAGGAAGGATTCCACTTTATATCGGTTTCTTAGCTCTTTCGTCGATATTATTCGGCATGCTTTCCTTACACCTAGCCATTTTCGTATGGTTATTCATGATCCTGCTCGTAATGGCTGCTTCTACAGCTATAACTACTTTAACAGACGCTATTGCGAGTGATGTAGCGAGGGAAACAAATGCTATTTCTTTTTTGACGATTTACTCGATTGTCCAAGATTTAGGAGCCGCAATCGGTCCATTCACTGGTTATTATTTTATCGAAAAAGTAAACGGATATTATTATTTATATTGGGGAAGCTCCATTGTTTTACTCTTATTAATGCTCGCATGGTGTAGCATATTTTTGTATAAAAAATTAACTAGTAATCAAGTGATACATACAGATGGTTTAGGTAAATAG
- a CDS encoding DUF445 domain-containing protein, translated as MVKNSKYLARTSLAVMGIGFIATLPFEHSNPFLGLLQGGFEAGIVGGLADWFAVTALFRHPLGIPIPHTSLLSKNRKRITKALVSTIENDWLSKESIVNKLKNIQLTVKLLAVAKKEMYSERFKKGILSLIEKIIKHIDLTKFIPVIIEQIKSYIHSYKVKTLLPNIVKLIEDRQYDHKALDYLLEQAESWVAKEESKIQLGSAAIKALNKIELDGFLQFALKSFQSLVNEEKLGKIIQTLLKNIMNDLKHQDSENREKLLQSIQSGLDNLKNNEQLINEIEGLKDAILSKWNPHDQLEGMIESFRHRAIAYIHEDRFWDESLFPLLNGILDNYSNDEQKIASIETWLHTQITNLIEVNHSKIGKLVQENLDKLDDEMLINMIENNVGKDLQWIRVNGAICGFIIGLCITAIKLIL; from the coding sequence ATGGTGAAAAATTCTAAGTATTTAGCGAGAACATCGCTTGCAGTTATGGGAATTGGTTTTATAGCCACCCTCCCCTTTGAGCATTCCAACCCATTTTTAGGATTGCTACAAGGTGGTTTTGAAGCTGGAATCGTCGGTGGTTTAGCAGACTGGTTTGCGGTCACAGCTCTTTTTAGGCATCCATTAGGAATACCTATACCACATACCTCTTTATTATCAAAAAACCGAAAACGTATAACGAAAGCTCTCGTTTCTACAATTGAAAATGACTGGCTTTCGAAAGAAAGTATAGTAAATAAACTTAAGAACATACAGTTGACAGTAAAGCTATTAGCGGTAGCAAAAAAAGAGATGTATTCTGAAAGATTTAAAAAAGGAATCCTCTCTTTAATTGAAAAAATAATTAAACATATAGATCTAACAAAATTTATTCCAGTCATTATTGAACAGATAAAAAGTTATATTCATTCCTATAAGGTAAAAACCTTGCTTCCAAACATAGTTAAACTAATTGAAGATCGACAATATGATCATAAAGCATTGGACTACCTATTGGAGCAAGCAGAAAGCTGGGTAGCAAAAGAAGAGAGTAAAATCCAACTTGGGAGTGCAGCTATCAAAGCTCTGAATAAAATTGAGTTGGATGGATTTTTACAATTTGCTTTAAAGTCTTTCCAAAGCTTAGTAAATGAAGAAAAACTCGGAAAAATTATTCAAACCCTGTTGAAGAATATTATGAATGACCTAAAACATCAGGATAGTGAAAACCGTGAAAAACTTCTACAATCCATTCAATCCGGGTTAGATAATCTAAAAAATAATGAGCAATTGATTAATGAAATAGAAGGATTAAAGGATGCTATTCTTTCTAAATGGAACCCACATGACCAATTAGAAGGAATGATCGAAAGTTTTAGACATAGAGCAATTGCTTATATTCATGAAGATAGGTTTTGGGATGAATCCCTCTTTCCCTTGTTAAATGGAATATTGGATAATTATAGTAATGATGAACAAAAAATTGCATCTATCGAAACCTGGTTACATACACAAATTACAAACTTAATCGAAGTCAACCATTCAAAAATAGGGAAGCTTGTCCAGGAAAACCTGGATAAACTGGATGATGAAATGTTGATTAACATGATTGAGAATAATGTGGGCAAAGATCTACAATGGATTCGGGTGAATGGGGCTATTTGTGGTTTTATTATTGGTCTCTGTATTACTGCAATCAAGCTTATCCTCTAA
- a CDS encoding cytochrome P450, with protein MEKIKKIPKEDGLDHSLSMLREGYMFIPNRCQSFQSNIFETRLLGKKAICMTGNEAAEVFYDTDKFARKDAAPNRLIQTLFGKNGVQGLDGEKHKHRKEMFMSQMSPYELNKLKVIAEKQWQNALDKWGNMKKVILFDEVKEILCKSACQWVGISVQDEEMTNLTKDLAAMFESPAKIGPTHWRGRKARNQVETNMSELISNIRDGKLKISENTLLHQFTWHKDLNGELLNTETVAVEVINILRPIVAISIYINFLAVALHHYPHERDKLVKNDEDYYWMFVQEVRRFYPFFPMVAALVKNDFIWNGYLFKKGTLTLLDLYGTNHDPKIWDQPDEFNPNRFAQWEENRFNFIPQGGGDYLLGHRCAGEWVTIEIMKISLNFLVNHMEYDIQDQDLSYSMVNIPSIPHSKIILSNVQSK; from the coding sequence ATGGAAAAAATTAAAAAGATACCCAAAGAAGATGGATTAGACCATAGCTTAAGTATGCTTAGAGAAGGTTATATGTTTATACCAAATAGATGTCAAAGCTTTCAGTCCAATATTTTCGAGACACGATTGCTTGGTAAAAAAGCAATCTGTATGACGGGGAATGAAGCGGCAGAAGTTTTTTATGATACGGATAAGTTTGCAAGGAAAGACGCAGCGCCTAACCGTTTAATTCAAACCTTATTTGGAAAAAATGGGGTTCAAGGATTAGATGGTGAAAAACATAAACATCGTAAGGAAATGTTTATGTCCCAAATGTCTCCCTATGAACTAAATAAACTTAAAGTTATAGCTGAAAAACAGTGGCAAAATGCGTTAGATAAATGGGGAAATATGAAAAAAGTGATATTATTTGATGAGGTGAAAGAAATTTTATGTAAATCCGCCTGCCAATGGGTAGGTATTTCTGTTCAAGATGAGGAAATGACAAATCTAACAAAAGATCTAGCTGCAATGTTTGAATCACCTGCTAAAATCGGTCCAACTCATTGGCGTGGGAGGAAAGCAAGAAATCAAGTAGAAACCAACATGAGTGAGCTGATTAGCAACATTCGGGATGGAAAGCTGAAAATCTCAGAAAATACACTATTGCATCAATTTACCTGGCATAAGGATCTTAACGGGGAGCTTCTTAATACTGAAACTGTTGCTGTAGAAGTCATTAATATATTGCGTCCTATTGTGGCAATTTCAATTTATATTAATTTTCTTGCGGTTGCACTACATCATTATCCTCATGAAAGGGATAAACTAGTGAAAAATGATGAAGATTATTATTGGATGTTTGTACAAGAGGTACGGCGTTTTTATCCATTTTTCCCAATGGTAGCAGCATTAGTTAAAAACGATTTTATCTGGAACGGCTATTTATTCAAAAAAGGAACATTAACCCTATTAGATCTTTACGGAACGAATCATGACCCAAAAATATGGGATCAACCTGATGAGTTTAATCCAAATCGATTTGCTCAATGGGAGGAAAATCGATTCAATTTTATACCCCAAGGTGGTGGTGATTATCTTCTTGGACACCGTTGTGCAGGAGAATGGGTCACTATAGAAATCATGAAGATAAGTCTAAATTTCCTTGTGAATCATATGGAATACGATATACAAGACCAAGATCTTAGCTATAGCATGGTGAATATTCCAAGCATTCCTCACAGTAAAATTATTCTAAGTAATGTTCAATCAAAATAG